Proteins encoded in a region of the Armatimonadota bacterium genome:
- the clpC gene encoding ATP-dependent Clp protease ATP-binding subunit ClpC, producing MSAMWQRFTERARRVIFYAQEEAGRLGENYVSTEHLLLGLVREPDSVAARILERMGVSLSRVRSEIERQVSRGEGRLGQETQLTPRAKRVIDLAYDEARQLNNNYIGTEHLLLGLIREGEGLAGRVLAKLGVDLERARREVMALQSSDTSAPAPRQRSRTPTLDEFGRDLTELARQDKLDPVIGRHTEIERVIQILSRRTKNNPVLIGEPGVGKTAIAEGLAQRIVSGDIPEVLKDRRIVALDLAGLVAGTKYRGEFEERMKRVLEEVRKAQGEVILFIDELHTVVGAGAAEGAIDASNIMKPALARGELQCIGATTLDEYRKYIERDAALERRFQPVQVREPTVEEAIEILRGLRERYEAHHRVKIEDNAIIAAVRLADRYITDRYLPDKAIDLIDEAASRVRLQYSLPPRELRQVKQQLARIEKDLEMAHRSGDYSRVQELRSQRTMLQNRAADLEQEWNLKRQEMRTVVTEDEVAHIVQSWTGIPVSRLMEAETVKLLKMEEELHKRIIGQHEAVVAVSKAIRRARSGLKDPKRPIGTFIFLGPTGVGKTELARALAAFLFDNENNLIRLDMSEYMERFAVSRLVGAPPGYVGYEEGGQLTEAVRRQPYSVVLLDEIEKAHPEVFNILLQIFEDGRLTDSQGRVVDFKNTVIIMTSNLGARSIQGEPSMGFLSSSRPKEETEREYESMKGRIMEELKRTFRPEFLNRIDEIVVFHALTFNEILQIVDLMVGRVAQQARAQGIELEVTQEVREMLAREGFDPQFGARPLRRAVQRLIEDPLAEEILLGRFSEGDTVLASLDEDGRLVFLKKETSEAENPPEPAGVG from the coding sequence ATGTCAGCAATGTGGCAGCGATTCACTGAGCGTGCTCGCCGCGTTATCTTCTACGCCCAGGAAGAGGCGGGACGTCTGGGTGAGAACTATGTGAGCACCGAGCACCTGTTGCTTGGTCTGGTACGCGAACCAGATAGCGTTGCCGCACGAATCCTGGAGCGTATGGGCGTAAGCCTCAGTCGTGTGCGCAGTGAAATCGAACGGCAAGTGTCGCGAGGGGAAGGACGGCTCGGTCAGGAAACACAGCTCACCCCCCGCGCCAAGCGCGTGATTGACCTCGCCTACGATGAGGCACGCCAGCTCAACAACAACTATATCGGTACGGAACACCTGTTGCTGGGCTTAATCCGTGAAGGAGAGGGGCTTGCAGGCAGGGTTCTGGCAAAACTGGGGGTGGACCTGGAGCGTGCCCGTCGGGAGGTCATGGCGCTGCAGTCCAGCGATACCAGCGCGCCCGCGCCACGTCAACGCTCGCGCACCCCTACTCTGGACGAGTTCGGCAGAGACCTTACCGAACTGGCTCGCCAGGACAAACTGGACCCTGTCATTGGCAGGCACACCGAGATCGAGCGTGTCATCCAGATTCTCTCGCGCCGTACCAAAAACAACCCCGTGCTGATTGGCGAGCCCGGCGTGGGCAAAACCGCCATCGCCGAGGGATTGGCACAGCGTATCGTCTCCGGCGACATTCCCGAGGTGCTTAAAGACCGGCGCATCGTGGCGCTGGACCTTGCCGGGCTGGTAGCGGGCACAAAGTATCGCGGTGAATTCGAGGAGCGCATGAAGCGCGTGCTGGAGGAGGTGCGCAAGGCACAGGGTGAGGTCATCCTCTTCATCGATGAGCTGCACACCGTGGTGGGTGCAGGCGCGGCGGAAGGCGCTATCGACGCTTCCAACATCATGAAGCCTGCCCTGGCGCGGGGTGAACTGCAGTGCATCGGCGCAACCACTCTGGATGAATACCGCAAGTATATCGAGCGCGATGCTGCGCTGGAGCGACGCTTCCAGCCGGTGCAGGTACGCGAGCCGACCGTCGAAGAAGCCATCGAAATCCTGCGTGGTCTGCGCGAACGCTATGAAGCGCACCACCGCGTCAAGATTGAAGATAACGCCATCATCGCGGCGGTACGCCTCGCAGACCGCTACATCACCGACCGCTATCTGCCGGATAAAGCGATAGACCTGATAGACGAGGCGGCATCGCGCGTGCGACTGCAGTACTCGCTGCCTCCACGCGAATTGCGCCAGGTCAAACAGCAGCTCGCCAGGATAGAGAAAGATCTGGAGATGGCGCACCGGTCTGGCGACTATTCGCGCGTGCAGGAACTTCGCTCGCAACGTACCATGCTGCAAAATCGCGCCGCCGACCTTGAACAGGAGTGGAACCTGAAGCGACAGGAGATGCGCACGGTGGTTACCGAGGACGAGGTGGCGCATATCGTACAGTCTTGGACAGGCATCCCCGTCTCGCGCCTGATGGAAGCCGAAACGGTGAAGCTGCTGAAGATGGAGGAGGAGCTGCACAAGCGAATCATCGGGCAGCACGAGGCAGTGGTGGCGGTGAGCAAGGCGATACGCCGTGCGCGCTCCGGGTTGAAAGACCCCAAGCGCCCGATAGGAACCTTTATCTTCCTCGGCCCTACTGGTGTAGGCAAAACCGAGCTGGCGCGCGCGTTAGCCGCCTTCCTGTTTGACAACGAGAACAATCTCATCCGCCTCGATATGTCCGAATACATGGAGCGATTCGCCGTGTCGCGACTGGTGGGCGCGCCGCCCGGATACGTAGGTTACGAAGAGGGTGGTCAGCTCACCGAGGCGGTGCGCCGACAACCTTACTCGGTGGTGCTGCTGGATGAGATTGAGAAGGCGCATCCCGAAGTGTTCAACATCCTGCTGCAGATTTTCGAAGACGGTCGCCTGACCGACTCGCAGGGCAGGGTGGTAGACTTTAAGAACACGGTGATTATCATGACTTCCAACCTCGGCGCGCGCTCCATTCAGGGAGAACCCAGCATGGGCTTCCTGAGCAGCTCCAGACCCAAGGAGGAGACCGAGCGTGAGTACGAGAGCATGAAGGGGCGCATCATGGAAGAGCTGAAGCGCACCTTCCGCCCCGAGTTCCTCAACCGCATCGACGAGATTGTAGTGTTCCATGCACTTACCTTCAACGAAATCCTGCAGATTGTGGACCTGATGGTCGGGCGGGTGGCCCAGCAAGCACGTGCGCAGGGCATCGAACTGGAGGTTACGCAGGAAGTACGCGAGATGCTGGCACGCGAGGGCTTCGACCCGCAGTTTGGTGCACGTCCGTTGCGCCGTGCGGTGCAACGGCTCATCGAGGACCCGCTGGCGGAAGAGATTCTGCTGGGACGCTTCAGCGAGGGCGATACCGTGCTTGCTTCGCTGGACGAGGACGGCAGACTGGTGTTCCTGAAGAAGGAAACCTCCGAAGCGGAGAACCCACCAGAGCCTGCAGGAGTAGGCTAA
- the pilT-4 gene encoding twitching motility protein PilT, translating to MLELSELLRYGASVKASDLFIKENTPPTLRVHGRIQPMDLPPLSADDTRNLAYSVMTHEQIGRFEHRHELDLAFTIEGITRVRANIYQQRGSIAMVCRLIPLDIYTLEELKMPPAVAELAKQRQGLVLVTGPTGCGKSTTLAAMIDLINSTRRCHIVTIEDPIEFVHPDKLAIVSQREVGIDTDSFSDALKYVVRESPDVILIGEMRDIETMHVALQAAETGHLVFSTVHTPSAAETMDRIINMFPPHDKPQICMRLSNSLRGIISQKLVPLKDGSGRIAAVEVMISTPTIAKLIEEGRVGQIYSAIEEGQFWGMQTMNQCLYKYVKQGLITEEDALAYAGNLTELRQMLRR from the coding sequence ATGTTGGAACTGAGCGAGCTACTGCGCTACGGTGCGTCGGTCAAAGCGTCCGACCTGTTCATCAAAGAAAACACGCCGCCCACCTTGCGGGTGCACGGCAGGATTCAGCCGATGGACCTGCCTCCGCTTTCGGCGGATGACACGCGCAACCTGGCTTACAGCGTGATGACGCACGAACAAATCGGCCGGTTCGAGCATCGCCATGAGCTGGACCTCGCCTTCACCATCGAGGGCATTACCCGCGTGCGTGCCAATATCTACCAGCAACGCGGCAGTATCGCGATGGTGTGCCGCCTCATTCCGCTGGACATCTACACGCTGGAAGAACTGAAAATGCCGCCGGCGGTCGCCGAACTCGCTAAACAACGACAGGGACTGGTGTTAGTAACCGGTCCCACCGGTTGCGGAAAATCCACCACTCTGGCGGCAATGATTGATCTTATCAACAGCACTCGCCGCTGTCACATTGTTACCATCGAAGACCCTATCGAATTCGTGCACCCGGATAAACTCGCCATCGTCAGCCAGCGCGAGGTGGGCATCGATACTGATAGCTTTAGCGACGCGCTGAAGTACGTGGTGCGCGAGAGCCCGGACGTTATCCTTATCGGCGAGATGCGTGATATCGAGACCATGCACGTCGCCCTGCAGGCAGCGGAAACCGGGCACCTGGTCTTCTCCACTGTGCATACGCCAAGCGCCGCAGAGACGATGGACCGTATCATCAACATGTTCCCACCCCACGACAAGCCACAGATTTGTATGCGCCTTTCTAACTCGCTGCGAGGCATCATCTCGCAGAAACTGGTGCCCCTGAAAGACGGCAGTGGACGCATCGCCGCGGTGGAAGTAATGATTTCCACCCCCACTATTGCCAAGCTCATCGAGGAAGGGCGCGTAGGGCAAATCTACAGCGCCATCGAGGAAGGGCAGTTTTGGGGAATGCAGACAATGAACCAGTGCCTGTACAAGTATGTCAAACAGGGGCTGATTACTGAGGAGGATGCACTGGCATACGCAGGTAACCTGACCGAACTGCGCCAGATGCTGCGACGCTAG
- a CDS encoding twitching motility protein PilT, with product MHIDDLLRMVVQRDASDLHLRAGEPPILRIHGDLKRTDLPRLTAEDVKNLLYAILNEERKQRFERDKELDLSYEVPGLARFRVNMFWQQRCVGAALRLIPFRIRTIDELLMPPAVKDLCMRPRGLLLVTGPTGSGKSTSLAAMIDHINTHKRCHVMTIEDPIEYMHHDKLSIINQRELGVDTHSFADALRHVMRQNPDVILVGEMRDLETIHLAITAAETGHLVMSTVHTQDAPQTIDRIVDVFPPEQQQQIRMQLSVVLVGVLSQTLLPNAQGTGRVAAFELMVATPSVRNLIREGKTHQLYMDIQTGAEYGMQTLDSCLLNLVRKGLVDFEDAIAKSSNPRDFEQRAQRMMAGVQV from the coding sequence ATGCACATAGACGACCTGTTGCGCATGGTGGTACAGCGCGACGCCTCCGATTTGCACCTGCGCGCGGGAGAACCACCTATTTTGCGCATTCACGGCGACCTGAAGCGCACCGACCTGCCACGCCTCACTGCCGAGGATGTGAAAAATCTGCTCTACGCCATCCTGAACGAGGAGCGTAAACAACGCTTCGAGCGGGATAAAGAGCTGGACCTCTCGTACGAGGTGCCGGGACTGGCGCGATTCCGCGTCAATATGTTCTGGCAACAGCGGTGCGTAGGGGCTGCGCTGCGTCTTATCCCCTTCCGCATCCGCACCATCGATGAGCTGTTGATGCCGCCAGCCGTCAAAGATCTCTGTATGCGTCCACGTGGGTTGCTGCTGGTGACCGGTCCAACCGGCTCGGGGAAGTCCACCTCGCTGGCGGCGATGATTGACCATATCAACACGCATAAGCGATGTCACGTCATGACCATTGAAGACCCAATCGAATATATGCATCACGATAAGCTCTCCATCATCAACCAGCGCGAGCTGGGAGTAGATACGCATTCCTTCGCCGACGCGCTGCGCCACGTGATGCGCCAGAACCCGGACGTGATTCTGGTGGGCGAGATGCGTGACCTGGAAACCATCCACCTCGCCATCACCGCCGCCGAAACGGGGCACCTGGTCATGTCCACCGTGCACACGCAGGATGCTCCACAGACCATCGACCGCATCGTGGATGTATTTCCGCCGGAGCAACAACAGCAGATACGGATGCAGCTATCGGTGGTGCTGGTAGGCGTGCTTTCGCAGACACTGCTGCCCAACGCACAGGGTACTGGGCGCGTGGCGGCGTTCGAGCTGATGGTAGCCACGCCTTCTGTACGCAACCTCATTCGCGAGGGCAAAACACACCAGCTCTACATGGATATCCAGACTGGTGCAGAGTACGGGATGCAGACTCTGGACAGCTGCTTACTCAACCTGGTGCGCAAGGGGTTGGTAGATTTCGAAGACGCCATCGCCAAATCCTCGAACCCACGTGATTTTGAACAACGTGCCCAGCGCATGATGGCTGGCGTTCAGGTATAG
- a CDS encoding rRNA methyltransferase, producing the protein MNAVVPEHIRREWEASGRPETDPGLREKLPYLPRLPLVIVCSYLDKEINHGNILRIAEAFRVQEVVFSRCDGREKNYAGAVGAEKWQPHRWGYPLEEIRALRAKGYSIVALHLGEQAVPLERMEWRFPVALVIGEELHGVPPDVLAECEQCVAIPLYGATTSLNVAVATGICVNAITTYYRQRVNPDFTPARAVSRKLLSIPNTEQLKGDEP; encoded by the coding sequence ATGAACGCTGTTGTGCCGGAACACATACGCCGAGAATGGGAAGCCAGCGGGCGACCGGAGACCGACCCCGGCCTGCGCGAGAAATTGCCGTATCTGCCCCGTCTGCCGCTGGTGATTGTGTGCAGCTATCTGGACAAGGAAATCAATCACGGCAACATCCTGCGCATCGCCGAGGCGTTTCGGGTGCAGGAAGTGGTGTTCAGTCGGTGCGACGGACGAGAGAAAAACTACGCAGGCGCGGTAGGGGCAGAGAAGTGGCAACCGCACCGCTGGGGCTATCCGCTGGAAGAAATCCGCGCCCTGCGGGCGAAAGGCTACAGCATTGTAGCTTTGCACCTGGGCGAACAGGCTGTCCCACTGGAGCGCATGGAGTGGCGGTTCCCTGTTGCGCTGGTCATCGGCGAAGAGCTGCACGGCGTACCCCCCGACGTGCTGGCGGAATGCGAGCAATGTGTGGCAATACCGCTCTATGGTGCAACGACCTCGCTCAATGTGGCGGTAGCTACCGGCATCTGCGTCAATGCCATTACCACCTATTACCGCCAGCGAGTGAATCCCGATTTTACACCCGCCCGAGCGGTGTCACGAAAACTGTTGTCCATCCCAAACACCGAGCAACTTAAGGGAGATGAACCATGA
- a CDS encoding twitching motility protein PilT, protein MTVTVDELLTKVVQRDGSDLHLKANQYPMVRIYGDLYPMEEYGKLNPEQVRELSLSVISPEQRARFERELELDFAYEVKGLSRFRGNIYQQRGNVQAAFRVIPYRIQTMEELHLPPVCRYFAERPRGLVLVTGPAGSGKSTTQAAMLHYINENFPVHIVTVEDPIEFVHEPKVALVNQRELDTDTHSFANALKFVLRQDPDVILVGEMRDLETIHLAITAAETGHLVFGTLHTPDAVQTVDRVIDVFPLHQQQQIRMQLSVNLVGVISQTLCKRADGKGRVAAFEVLVGTSAVRNLIREAKTYQLTSLIQTGTKQGMMTLDQSLASLVKRGIVTYEEALAKAKDIKEFNALLGMDQPQSLRPSGEPSIAGARAMGS, encoded by the coding sequence ATGACGGTTACCGTAGATGAACTTCTGACCAAAGTGGTGCAACGAGACGGTTCCGACCTGCATCTGAAGGCAAATCAATATCCGATGGTTCGCATTTACGGCGACCTGTATCCGATGGAGGAGTACGGCAAGCTCAACCCCGAACAGGTGCGCGAGCTCAGCCTCAGTGTCATCTCGCCGGAGCAACGCGCTCGGTTCGAGAGAGAGCTGGAGCTGGACTTCGCCTACGAGGTAAAGGGGCTATCGCGCTTCCGAGGCAACATCTATCAACAGCGAGGTAACGTGCAGGCGGCGTTCCGCGTCATTCCCTATCGCATCCAGACGATGGAGGAACTGCACCTGCCGCCCGTGTGCCGATATTTTGCCGAGCGTCCGCGAGGGCTGGTGCTAGTGACCGGTCCTGCCGGTTCGGGCAAGTCCACCACGCAGGCGGCTATGCTCCACTATATCAATGAAAACTTTCCGGTACATATCGTTACCGTCGAGGACCCAATAGAGTTTGTACATGAACCGAAGGTAGCTTTGGTGAACCAGCGCGAGCTAGACACCGATACCCACTCGTTTGCCAACGCGCTTAAGTTCGTGCTGCGCCAGGACCCCGACGTGATTCTGGTGGGCGAGATGCGCGACCTGGAGACCATCCACCTCGCCATCACCGCCGCCGAAACCGGACACCTGGTGTTCGGCACGTTGCACACGCCCGATGCGGTACAAACGGTAGACCGCGTGATCGACGTGTTCCCGCTGCACCAGCAACAGCAAATCCGAATGCAGCTGTCGGTGAATCTGGTGGGGGTGATTTCGCAGACGCTATGTAAGCGTGCGGACGGCAAGGGGCGCGTGGCGGCGTTCGAGGTGCTGGTGGGAACCTCTGCTGTGCGTAACCTCATTCGCGAAGCCAAGACCTACCAGCTCACCTCGCTGATACAAACAGGAACCAAGCAGGGCATGATGACTCTGGACCAGTCGCTGGCTTCTCTGGTGAAACGGGGTATCGTCACCTACGAAGAGGCGCTGGCGAAGGCAAAAGACATCAAAGAATTCAACGCCTTGCTGGGCATGGACCAGCCTCAGTCGCTGCGTCCCTCGGGTGAGCCGAGTATAGCAGGGGCGCGTGCAATGGGGAGCTGA
- the kdtA gene encoding 3-deoxy-D-manno-octulosonic acid transferase, which translates to MFSVVYNLFLILTSPLWLMYLLWRIVVRGKSREGWAQRLGGLPLPPQGRKTIWVHAVSVGEVIAALPLLQALRAEFPEHHLLLTTLTPTGNATARQHLGKLVDAVGYLPVDLPFAVGRALRRVRPDALIVMETELWPNLLMMAYHQGTRTLIANGRLSDRSLPTYRRFRWFFAQVLRCVDAICAQSEEDAKRFCSIGAPPDRVHIMGNTKFDQAAVGAQEVDADSLRRELGLPHDAPVLVIGSSRAPEEENLIASAYHRLRERFPNLCIVWAPRHVERADAVVEALKAKGFQPWLRTQGTPDTPKEQIVLDTFGELGRVYAVGDVAIIGGSFVPLGGQNLLQPLAHGKPVVHGPYMHNFRDVAALAQQASVAWTAHNMEELVQHVSRLLGDERLRAEVARRAKALVTEQQGASRRIIEMMKAMVEAR; encoded by the coding sequence ATGTTCAGTGTGGTCTACAACCTCTTTCTTATCCTGACGTCCCCCCTGTGGCTGATGTACCTGCTGTGGCGCATCGTGGTGCGAGGCAAGTCGCGCGAGGGGTGGGCACAGCGTCTGGGTGGACTACCCTTGCCCCCGCAGGGGCGTAAGACCATCTGGGTTCATGCGGTATCGGTAGGTGAAGTTATCGCCGCTCTGCCTCTCCTGCAGGCACTGCGCGCAGAGTTTCCTGAACACCATCTGCTACTGACCACCCTGACGCCTACTGGCAACGCGACCGCCCGCCAGCATCTGGGCAAACTGGTAGATGCGGTAGGCTATCTGCCGGTAGACCTGCCCTTCGCGGTGGGACGCGCCCTGCGGCGGGTACGCCCTGATGCGCTTATCGTGATGGAAACCGAGCTATGGCCCAACCTGCTGATGATGGCATACCACCAGGGGACACGCACGCTCATTGCTAACGGACGCCTCTCCGACCGCAGTCTGCCCACCTACAGACGGTTCCGGTGGTTTTTCGCGCAGGTGCTGCGCTGTGTGGACGCGATATGTGCACAGTCGGAAGAGGACGCGAAACGGTTTTGCTCTATCGGCGCGCCGCCAGACCGTGTGCATATTATGGGTAACACCAAGTTTGACCAGGCGGCAGTTGGCGCACAGGAGGTTGACGCAGATTCTCTGCGAAGGGAGCTGGGGCTTCCTCACGATGCACCGGTACTGGTCATTGGCAGTAGCCGCGCCCCTGAAGAGGAGAATCTGATTGCATCCGCCTACCACCGGTTACGCGAGCGTTTCCCGAATCTGTGCATTGTGTGGGCGCCGCGCCATGTGGAGCGAGCAGATGCGGTGGTCGAGGCGCTGAAGGCAAAGGGCTTCCAACCATGGCTTCGCACACAGGGTACACCCGACACCCCCAAGGAGCAAATCGTGCTAGACACCTTCGGCGAGCTGGGCAGGGTGTACGCGGTGGGGGATGTGGCCATAATCGGTGGAAGTTTCGTGCCTTTAGGTGGACAGAATCTACTGCAACCGCTGGCGCACGGCAAGCCGGTAGTGCATGGACCTTACATGCACAACTTCCGCGATGTGGCTGCTCTGGCGCAGCAGGCGAGTGTAGCATGGACAGCACACAACATGGAGGAGCTGGTGCAACATGTGTCCCGTCTGCTGGGAGATGAACGCCTGCGTGCCGAAGTTGCTCGCCGAGCCAAAGCGCTTGTTACAGAGCAACAAGGCGCCTCCCGACGGATAATCGAAATGATGAAAGCAATGGTGGAGGCGCGATAG
- a CDS encoding ABC transporter ATP-binding protein, which produces MSTRDDGQLQRRLWRDLKPHLKYIVLGLICAAGAQAITLRIFALTRDVVNAAQHSHDVSLLNRVSLIVIGAFLIKFVFAYGQTYYLSLAINRFTMRLREEVYEHLQSLSLSYFTHRRTGALMSVLTNDINAISNGGTLLKDMVAAPIGLVGGLVWLFVISWKLSLIAVVGVPLMALIIRAIGKRMRYIGQQTQLRLEDVTAVMQETIAGVRTIKAFATEPMEIKRFKERNYLSYRAMMDGVRTSAALRPLIELIGAGGIAFVLWYGGHQIVRGELDFGGLSSFLLTLNLVAQSMQTLGGINVTRQQVLAAAERVYREVLDVHPEVQELPGAPPMPPIVGHVQFEQVSFSYHRGGRPVLENISFEMKPGTVVAVVGHSGAGKSTLADLIPRFYDPTAGRVLIDGIDIRTVQIASLRKQIGIVPQETLLFGGTIRDNIAYAVPDATDEQVIEAAKAAHAHEFIQQLEKGYETLVGERGVRLSGGERQRIAIARAILKNPRILILDEATSSLDTASEALVQQALEELMRGRTTLVIAHRLSTVVNADQILVLEHGRIVEQGTHQQLLAKNGVYARLFRKQMGEQVARELVTQSE; this is translated from the coding sequence ATGTCAACACGAGATGACGGACAACTACAAAGACGCTTGTGGCGAGACCTCAAGCCGCACCTGAAATACATCGTGCTCGGCTTGATTTGCGCCGCGGGAGCTCAGGCGATAACCCTGCGTATTTTCGCGCTCACCCGTGACGTGGTGAACGCCGCACAACACTCCCATGATGTAAGCCTGCTCAACCGCGTGAGCCTTATCGTCATCGGTGCGTTCCTCATCAAGTTCGTCTTCGCCTACGGACAGACCTATTACCTCTCGCTGGCTATCAACCGGTTCACCATGCGACTGCGCGAGGAGGTGTACGAACACCTGCAGAGCCTGTCGCTCTCGTACTTCACCCACCGTCGTACCGGCGCATTGATGTCGGTGCTTACCAACGATATTAACGCCATCTCCAACGGCGGCACTTTGCTAAAAGACATGGTGGCTGCGCCTATCGGGCTGGTGGGCGGTCTGGTGTGGCTGTTCGTCATCTCGTGGAAGCTGTCGCTGATTGCAGTGGTGGGCGTGCCGTTGATGGCGCTTATCATCCGTGCTATCGGAAAGCGTATGCGCTACATCGGTCAGCAGACACAGCTGCGTCTAGAAGATGTGACCGCGGTGATGCAGGAGACCATCGCCGGAGTGCGCACCATCAAAGCCTTCGCTACCGAACCGATGGAAATCAAGCGGTTCAAAGAACGTAACTACCTTTCCTACCGTGCCATGATGGACGGTGTGCGCACCAGCGCAGCGTTACGTCCTCTGATCGAACTCATCGGTGCGGGCGGGATCGCCTTCGTGCTGTGGTATGGCGGTCACCAGATTGTACGGGGTGAGCTGGACTTCGGCGGGCTGAGCAGTTTCCTGTTGACGCTGAATCTGGTGGCGCAGAGCATGCAGACGCTGGGTGGCATTAACGTCACCCGTCAGCAGGTGCTCGCGGCGGCAGAGCGCGTGTACCGCGAGGTGCTGGACGTTCACCCCGAGGTACAGGAGCTGCCCGGCGCGCCGCCGATGCCGCCCATCGTCGGGCATGTGCAGTTCGAGCAAGTAAGCTTCTCCTACCACCGCGGAGGGCGACCGGTGCTGGAGAATATCTCCTTCGAGATGAAGCCGGGCACAGTAGTGGCGGTAGTCGGGCATAGTGGCGCAGGCAAAAGCACCCTCGCCGACCTGATTCCGCGTTTCTACGACCCTACAGCGGGACGGGTACTTATCGACGGGATAGACATCCGTACGGTGCAGATAGCCTCCTTGCGCAAGCAAATTGGCATTGTGCCACAGGAGACGCTTCTGTTCGGGGGCACCATCCGCGACAACATCGCTTACGCTGTGCCCGACGCCACCGACGAGCAGGTGATCGAAGCGGCGAAGGCGGCGCACGCGCACGAGTTTATTCAACAGCTGGAAAAAGGCTATGAGACGCTAGTTGGCGAGCGGGGAGTGCGTCTGTCTGGTGGGGAGCGACAGCGTATCGCTATCGCCCGCGCCATCCTGAAGAACCCGCGTATCCTGATTCTGGACGAGGCAACTTCCTCGCTGGACACCGCTTCAGAGGCACTGGTGCAACAGGCGCTGGAGGAGTTGATGCGTGGGCGCACCACGCTGGTCATCGCTCACCGCCTGAGCACGGTGGTCAACGCCGACCAGATACTGGTACTGGAACACGGACGCATTGTGGAACAGGGTACCCATCAGCAGCTGCTGGCGAAGAACGGAGTGTACGCCCGGCTGTTCCGTAAACAGATGGGCGAGCAGGTGGCACGAGAGCTGGTGACGCAAAGTGAGTAA
- the lpxB gene encoding lipid-A-disaccharide synthase, with the protein MSTSITIACVAGEVSGDASCAALVQAVHQRLPDVRFWGIGGRRMAEAGVQLLYDSTRWGAVGVVEALRLAPALWLAQQNLKRRLAQQPPHLLVLVDFGAFNVPLAKWAKQRGIRVFYYFPPGSWRRYLPRRNDLPYCTDCIVTPFPWSAELLRQAGANAHFVGHPLLDRVRPSLSDEEFCARLNLNPERLRIGLLPGSRRQEVRALLPTMRKAAELLSDLEPGAQFVMAIAPSVQEEEVRRAFAGSVVRWQVAREMTYDVMAYSHLLWCCSGTATLEAAILGTPMIILYRGSWLMEMEYHLRKRSLNLTFIGLPNLIAQRSICPELLQHDATPQNIVAYSLTLLPGTEGHRLQREALQEVKSVLGEPGATERTARLLLECVDVHHVNTR; encoded by the coding sequence GTGAGTACATCGATAACTATCGCTTGTGTGGCAGGAGAAGTAAGCGGCGATGCCAGTTGCGCCGCGCTGGTGCAGGCGGTCCACCAGAGATTGCCCGATGTGCGCTTCTGGGGCATCGGTGGACGGCGTATGGCGGAGGCGGGGGTACAACTGCTGTACGACAGCACTCGCTGGGGAGCGGTAGGCGTGGTAGAGGCATTACGCCTCGCCCCTGCACTCTGGCTGGCACAACAGAACCTGAAGCGGCGTTTGGCACAGCAACCTCCCCACTTGCTGGTGCTGGTGGATTTCGGAGCGTTCAACGTGCCGCTGGCGAAATGGGCAAAGCAGAGAGGTATCAGGGTGTTTTACTACTTTCCGCCCGGCTCATGGCGCAGGTACTTGCCCCGGCGCAATGACCTTCCATACTGTACCGACTGTATCGTCACGCCGTTCCCCTGGTCTGCCGAGCTGCTGCGTCAGGCTGGCGCGAACGCGCACTTCGTCGGACACCCCTTGCTGGACAGGGTACGCCCCTCGCTGAGCGACGAGGAGTTCTGTGCGAGGTTGAACCTGAATCCTGAGAGATTACGCATCGGGCTATTGCCAGGCAGTCGCAGGCAGGAGGTACGTGCTTTGTTGCCCACCATGCGCAAAGCGGCGGAGCTACTCTCTGATTTGGAACCAGGGGCGCAATTCGTAATGGCTATAGCACCGTCGGTACAGGAGGAAGAGGTCCGGCGTGCCTTTGCCGGCTCCGTCGTTCGGTGGCAAGTTGCTCGCGAGATGACGTATGATGTGATGGCGTATAGCCACCTGCTGTGGTGCTGTTCCGGCACGGCGACGCTGGAGGCAGCGATACTGGGTACACCGATGATTATCCTGTACCGCGGCTCATGGCTGATGGAGATGGAATACCACCTTCGCAAGCGCTCGCTGAATCTCACCTTCATCGGCTTACCGAACCTGATTGCGCAGCGAAGCATCTGCCCTGAGCTGTTGCAGCACGATGCAACGCCACAGAACATCGTCGCCTATTCGCTAACGCTTTTACCAGGCACGGAAGGGCATCGGCTTCAACGGGAGGCGTTGCAGGAGGTAAAATCGGTACTAGGGGAGCCGGGCGCAACAGAACGCACTGCGCGCCTGCTTCTGGAGTGTGTGGACGTTCACCATGTCAACACGAGATGA